A stretch of Zymoseptoria tritici IPO323 chromosome 1, whole genome shotgun sequence DNA encodes these proteins:
- a CDS encoding Ca2+-modulated nonselective cation channel polycystin (related to intracellular signaling, one transmembrane domain. Possible anchor.), translating into MHAAVEQNHELRDTILRFIDCMAAPHRIEVHDKRQKYLSSGSCCALWTFRSCPAAMLLGPVVCQVETTLQSPPSLAAANFCDAPSHAVLLKPQPRLKFRGATTALIRFPRHFVVRPRAGLHSSQVQRHIRIPTLEMPSIRSILLVGLPLAALCQELFDSRRAADVQRHGIVGAGRNAIERAVDMAGGELDSERYLGKRQDSNGTVAATVTVSDVVTATVSSSPTPDTTTSSSSSQETIISVPTTLVSVPITTEQPSGTTSTEAPSFSAAASSSELGSSSIAAPSSSAEPSSTPPVVDTTASEPAPETSSSPASQPSSTPASNSPSSSAVLPTTTAALPSRTTFAVINSAGSVVTSVPQVATVSDASGEGIVLTSPTPGGVYTNTKSGGDVAVVTYTPDGGTVSEVRYLTETLPNGSASIRTSYATVGAPASPTAGGSSNSGSGSDAPQLQSGAAISSTWYAAEAAVMLGAAVGVAAMMLWRLMAELNT; encoded by the exons ATGCACGCGGCGGTGGAACAGAACCACGAGCTGCGTGACACGATCCTCCGTTTCATCGACTGCATGGCCGCTCCTCATCGGATTGAGGTCCACGACAAGA GGCAAAAGTACCTAAGCAGTGGTAGCTGCTGTGCACTCTGGACTTTTCGTTCCTGCCCGGCAGCCATGTTGCTGGGTCCTGTCGTTTGTCAAGTCGAAACGACTCTGCAAAG CCCACCATCTCTAGCGGCGGCCAACTTTTGCGACGCTCCCAGTCACGCAGTCCTCCTCAAGCCACAACCGCGTCTAAAGTTCAGAGGTGCGACGACCGCATTGATTCGATT TCCTCGACATTTCGTGGTCCGACCGAGAGCAGGTCTCCACAGCTCCCAAGTCCAACGTCATATCCGCATACCAACCCTCGAAATGCCTTCGATCCGATCAATACTCCTGGTTGGACTTCCGCTGGCTGCGTTATGTCAAGAATTGTTCGACTCGAGAAGAGCTGCAGATGTGCAACGACATGGCATTGTTGGAGCTGGCCGCAACGCCATTGAAAGAGCAGTGGATATGGCTGGAGGAGAGCTTGATTCCGAGAGATATCTGGGAAAGCGGCAGGACTCGAATGGCACAGTGGCAGCTACAGTGACCGTGTCCGACGTCGTCACGGCCAccgtctcttcctcgccgactCCTGATACTacgacttcctcttcctcctcccaag AAACCATCATTTCTGTTCCGACGACGCTCGTTTCCGTGCCGATCACGACGGAGCAGCCATCTGGGACGACCAGCACCGAAG CTCCTTCGTTCTCTGCCGCCGCATCTTCTTCAGAGCTAGGCTCATCATCGATTGCAGCTCCTTCGTCGTCCGCAGAGCCTTCATCGACGCCACCAGTCGTCGATACCACCGCATCCGAGCCCGCACCCGAAACGTCGAGCAGTCCAGCGAGCCAGCCCTCCAGCACGCCTGCGAGCAATAGTCCG TCATCTTCTGCTGTACTACCTACCACTACAGCTGCATTGCCTTCGCGGACTACCTTTGCGGTGATCAATTCGGCAGGTAGCGTCGTGACCTCTGTCCCGCAAGTCGCTACAGTATCCGACGCGAGTGGGGAGGGAATAGTCTTGACATCTCCGACTCCCGGTG GCGTTTACACGAATACGAAATCCGGCGGCGATGTTGCCGTTGTGACCTATACGCCCGACGGTGGCACCGTCAGCGAAGTGCGTTACCTCACCGAGACTCTTCCCAACGGATCCGCGTCGATCAGGACGTCATATGCCACTGTGGGCGCGCCTGCGAGTCCTACGGCAGGCGGATCGTCCAACTCTGGATCAGGCAGCGATGCACCGCAACTCCAATCCGGTGCAGCAATTTCATCGACATGGTATGCTGCCGAGGCGGCAGTGATGCTTGGAGCGGCCGTCGGTGTGGCTGCGATGATGCT GTGGAGGTTGATGGCCGAATTGAACACATAA